In Methylomagnum ishizawai, one DNA window encodes the following:
- a CDS encoding response regulator has protein sequence MTAAHVLLVEDEEIIATIITEFLGSRGIQVSAVADGEQAWALLRGGDPPYETILLDRDLPGISGMELLQRIKTTAQLSQIPVVMETSSNDAKSIQEGLDRGAYYYLTKPFQPDVLLAIVNAAVGQYRDYRRMRETLEKAERTLLFMESGRFRFRSLAQAQALAGGLAQACPEPLRAAAGLQELLINAVEHGNLGVSYQEKSALILAGRLQEECERRLGLPEHRDKTVEVVVERGADRLSFTISDQGAGFDWHKYLDFDPGRIFDPNGRGIALARKISFDQVDYLGDGSTVQAVVKL, from the coding sequence ATGACAGCCGCACACGTACTCTTGGTCGAGGACGAGGAAATTATCGCCACCATCATCACCGAATTCCTCGGTTCCAGAGGTATCCAGGTGAGCGCCGTGGCGGATGGGGAACAGGCTTGGGCCTTGTTGCGGGGCGGCGATCCACCTTATGAAACCATCCTGTTGGACCGGGACTTGCCGGGGATCAGCGGCATGGAATTATTGCAGCGGATCAAAACCACGGCCCAGCTCAGCCAGATTCCGGTGGTGATGGAAACCTCCAGCAATGACGCCAAGAGTATCCAGGAGGGTTTGGACCGGGGGGCTTATTATTATCTGACCAAGCCGTTCCAACCCGATGTCCTGCTCGCCATCGTCAACGCCGCCGTCGGACAGTACCGGGATTACCGGCGGATGCGGGAAACCCTGGAAAAAGCCGAGCGGACCTTGCTGTTCATGGAATCTGGGCGGTTCCGCTTCCGTAGCTTGGCGCAGGCGCAGGCGCTGGCCGGAGGGCTGGCCCAGGCCTGTCCCGAACCCTTGCGGGCGGCGGCGGGCTTGCAGGAGTTGCTGATCAACGCGGTGGAGCATGGCAATCTCGGCGTTTCCTACCAGGAGAAATCCGCATTGATCCTGGCCGGACGCTTGCAGGAGGAATGCGAGCGGCGGTTGGGCTTGCCGGAACACCGGGACAAGACGGTCGAGGTCGTGGTGGAGCGCGGGGCCGACCGGCTGAGTTTCACCATCAGCGACCAGGGCGCGGGCTTCGATTGGCACAAATACCTGGATTTCGATCCGGGGCGCATTTTCGACCCCAATGGCCGGGGTATCGCCCTGGCCCGTAAAATCAGCTTCGACCAGGTGGACTATCTCGGCGATGGCAGTACCGTGCAGGCCGTGGTCAAGCTCTAA
- a CDS encoding GNAT family N-acetyltransferase, with the protein MTPSIRRAEPRDMDGLVRLLETLFSIEADFACDADKQRRGLELLIASAKDCVLVAESGGGVVGMCSVQGVVSTAEGGPVGWVEDVVVAPDHAGRGIGRQLLAAAEAWAVEQGWTRLQLLADRNNAAALGFYGHLGWGRTELVALRKYPG; encoded by the coding sequence ATGACCCCATCGATCCGCCGCGCCGAGCCGCGTGATATGGACGGACTCGTCCGCCTGCTCGAAACCCTGTTTTCCATCGAGGCCGATTTCGCCTGCGACGCCGATAAGCAGCGGCGCGGCCTGGAACTGTTGATCGCCAGCGCCAAGGATTGCGTGTTGGTGGCGGAGTCCGGGGGTGGGGTGGTGGGCATGTGTTCGGTGCAGGGGGTGGTGTCCACCGCCGAAGGCGGGCCGGTGGGCTGGGTGGAGGATGTGGTGGTGGCCCCGGATCACGCGGGGCGGGGGATCGGTCGCCAGTTGCTGGCGGCGGCGGAGGCCTGGGCGGTGGAACAGGGCTGGACTCGGTTGCAATTGCTGGCCGACCGCAATAACGCGGCGGCTTTGGGATTCTATGGGCATTTGGGGTGGGGGCGCACCGAACTGGTGGCGCTCAGGAAATATCCCGGTTGA
- a CDS encoding TonB-dependent siderophore receptor encodes MSGLAGARVFQVGEMLQQRLLLGGFHRGSLSKAKTRHQPLMALCCQAFLRAIALRYLVGIDWTFKFNEDWHITNRFLYNSADYFQPSLWHSNMENDQFLVRGLDNHVKQNRSTYTTNLDLVGKFATGIARHEVLVGFDFFQFNQSSGNSYSDYSSLVPPIDIYNPNNSLVVANTDAIKQLPNNFFYKQDETWYGIYFQDQITLWDKLHILGGGRYNWAEYSTGFSNLSFGNIQMTPVNDDAFNPRVGVLYQPWSWLSVYGNYVESFGTPNGGQSASGQPFSPETAQQGEVGIKTEWFDQRLNATLAFYDITKRNILTPDPNDIRFSVSVGEARSRGVELDFTGKLTPNWSLLGSYAYTDAKITKDNSGNEGNQLMGVPLNSGNLWTKYEFDAGVLEGLSIGTGVFARGQRQGDNANSFQLPGFTRWDASIAYSFKQLGSKITTQFNVYNLLDKTYYASSSGPVGITAGQPITFLGSVRVEF; translated from the coding sequence ATGTCGGGATTGGCGGGTGCGCGGGTCTTCCAGGTCGGCGAAATGCTCCAGCAGCGGCTTCTTCTCGGCGGTTTCCATCGGGGCTCCTTGTCCAAGGCAAAGACCCGCCATCAACCACTTATGGCCCTATGCTGTCAAGCTTTCCTTCGTGCGATTGCCCTGAGATACCTAGTTGGAATAGATTGGACCTTCAAGTTCAACGAGGATTGGCATATCACCAACCGGTTCCTGTACAACTCCGCTGACTATTTTCAACCCAGCCTCTGGCATTCCAATATGGAAAACGACCAATTCCTGGTCAGGGGGCTGGATAACCATGTCAAACAGAACCGTTCCACCTACACCACCAATCTGGACCTCGTGGGTAAATTCGCCACCGGCATAGCACGGCATGAGGTTTTGGTGGGTTTCGACTTCTTCCAGTTCAACCAAAGTTCCGGGAACAGTTACAGCGACTATTCGTCCCTGGTACCGCCTATCGATATTTACAATCCAAACAACAGCTTGGTGGTCGCGAATACCGACGCCATCAAGCAATTGCCTAATAACTTTTTCTATAAACAAGATGAAACTTGGTATGGAATTTATTTCCAGGACCAAATCACCCTATGGGACAAGCTGCATATCCTGGGCGGTGGACGTTATAACTGGGCGGAATATAGCACGGGGTTCTCCAACCTCTCCTTTGGCAATATACAGATGACCCCGGTCAACGACGATGCTTTTAACCCGCGGGTCGGCGTCCTGTATCAACCTTGGTCGTGGTTGTCGGTCTATGGCAATTATGTGGAGTCCTTCGGCACGCCCAATGGTGGCCAATCCGCCAGTGGCCAGCCGTTCTCCCCGGAAACCGCCCAGCAGGGCGAGGTCGGCATCAAGACCGAATGGTTCGACCAGCGCCTGAACGCGACGCTGGCGTTTTACGACATCACCAAGCGCAACATCCTGACGCCCGATCCCAACGATATCCGCTTCAGCGTTTCGGTCGGCGAAGCGCGTAGCCGGGGCGTGGAGTTGGATTTCACCGGCAAGCTGACGCCGAACTGGAGCCTGCTCGGTAGTTATGCCTATACCGATGCCAAGATCACCAAGGACAACAGTGGCAACGAAGGCAACCAACTCATGGGGGTGCCTCTGAATTCGGGGAACCTGTGGACCAAGTATGAATTCGACGCCGGGGTTTTGGAGGGCTTGAGCATCGGGACCGGGGTCTTCGCCCGCGGCCAGCGCCAAGGCGACAACGCCAACTCTTTCCAATTGCCGGGCTTTACGCGCTGGGATGCCAGTATCGCCTACAGCTTCAAACAACTCGGATCGAAAATCACCACCCAGTTCAACGTTTACAACCTGCTCGACAAGACCTACTACGCCAGTTCCAGCGGTCCTGTGGGCATCACGGCAGGCCAGCCCATCACTTTCCTGGGTTCGGTGCGGGTGGAGTTTTAA
- a CDS encoding ISAs1 family transposase, producing METAEKKPLLEHFADLEDPRTRQSRHDLKELLLVAVCAVLSGADGWAAVALWGRAKLPWLRRFLPFENGVASHDTFGRVFALLDAAGFEERFIAWMGGVCGALAGLQVAIDGKTAKRSKSAGGKALHLVSAYAHGLGLALGQVRTAEKSNEITAIPELLDALLLRGCVVTLDAMGCQKAIAAKIVGQEADYVLSVKNNQPGLAAALDGFFDEGGRDGWEGRPHTHAEWVEKDHGRIETRRCVVAEDVDGRVDRADWPGVRTLAMVEAIREVGGTTSRERRYYISSLSVDAARMGEIVRGHWGVENGLHWSLDIAFGEDQARMREGNSAENFSILRRIALNLLRQDKTTKAGIKNRRLLAGWNDEYRQHILGIQTLA from the coding sequence ATGGAAACCGCCGAGAAGAAGCCGCTGCTGGAGCATTTCGCCGACCTGGAAGACCCGCGCACCCGCCAATCCCGACATGATTTGAAGGAGTTGCTGCTGGTGGCGGTCTGCGCGGTATTGAGCGGAGCGGACGGCTGGGCGGCGGTGGCGTTGTGGGGCCGGGCCAAGCTGCCGTGGCTGCGGCGGTTCCTGCCGTTCGAGAACGGGGTGGCCTCGCACGACACGTTCGGACGGGTGTTCGCGCTGCTGGACGCGGCGGGATTCGAGGAGCGGTTCATCGCCTGGATGGGCGGGGTGTGCGGGGCGCTGGCGGGGCTGCAAGTGGCCATCGACGGCAAGACGGCCAAGCGGTCGAAGTCGGCGGGCGGGAAGGCGCTGCACTTGGTGTCGGCGTATGCCCATGGGCTTGGGCTGGCGTTGGGGCAGGTGAGGACGGCGGAGAAGTCGAACGAGATCACGGCCATCCCGGAGTTGCTGGACGCCCTGCTGCTCAGGGGCTGCGTCGTGACCCTCGACGCCATGGGCTGCCAGAAGGCCATCGCCGCGAAGATCGTGGGGCAGGAGGCCGACTACGTGCTGAGCGTGAAGAACAACCAGCCCGGCCTCGCGGCGGCCCTGGACGGCTTCTTCGACGAGGGCGGGCGCGACGGTTGGGAAGGCAGGCCCCACACCCACGCCGAATGGGTGGAGAAGGACCATGGCCGGATCGAAACCCGCCGCTGCGTGGTCGCAGAGGATGTGGACGGACGGGTGGACCGCGCCGACTGGCCGGGGGTCAGGACGCTCGCCATGGTCGAGGCCATCCGCGAGGTGGGCGGGACCACCAGCCGCGAGCGGAGGTATTACATCAGTTCGCTGAGCGTGGACGCCGCCCGTATGGGCGAAATCGTGCGGGGACACTGGGGCGTGGAGAATGGCCTGCACTGGTCTTTGGATATTGCCTTCGGCGAGGACCAGGCCCGGATGCGCGAGGGCAACTCGGCGGAGAACTTCTCCATCCTGCGCCGCATCGCCCTCAACCTGCTCCGCCAGGACAAAACCACCAAGGCCGGCATCAAGAACCGGCGGTTGCTGGCCGGATGGAACGACGAGTACCGCCAACATATCCTCGGAATTCAAACACTTGCTTGA
- a CDS encoding TonB-dependent siderophore receptor: MNFPLQARSPLVLALTGLFPLASMASNTQDYAIPPGALGNALNRLAAVDGWQIVYDAALAEHQSSPGVQGRHTREEALNLLLAAAPLQAKVVGDNTVALEPAAKPAGTPVSGAEQQPHSGPVSLGTVEVSDSYAHPRYQAEQELRQRYYIPRSTTATKTDTPIMETPMSIQVVPRQVMDDQQVIDIKDAVKNVSGVQSADDFYVNFNIRGFDTNNNIYRNGLRLTNLSALETANLSQVEVLKGPAAVLFGRLQPGGLVNLVTKRPLDQPYYSVQQQFGSYNLYRTTVDATGPVLDDGSLLYRANIAYRSNDSFRDFVSQENLLVAPSLTWRPIDPLEVNLDFEYQHYSFVQDGGIPAVGNRPAQIPISRYLDDRWSQYNPSTQDRYLAGQSHQASV; this comes from the coding sequence ATGAATTTCCCCCTCCAAGCCCGGTCCCCGCTGGTCCTGGCCCTGACCGGCCTGTTCCCCTTGGCATCCATGGCCTCGAATACCCAAGACTACGCCATTCCTCCCGGTGCGTTGGGCAACGCCCTGAACCGGCTCGCGGCGGTCGATGGCTGGCAGATCGTCTACGACGCGGCCTTGGCCGAACACCAGAGCAGCCCCGGCGTGCAGGGGCGGCATACCCGCGAGGAAGCCCTGAACTTGCTGCTGGCCGCGGCCCCCTTGCAGGCCAAGGTCGTGGGCGACAACACCGTGGCCCTGGAACCCGCCGCCAAGCCGGCCGGGACGCCCGTTTCCGGCGCGGAGCAGCAACCGCACAGCGGCCCGGTTTCCCTGGGCACCGTGGAAGTCAGCGACAGCTATGCCCATCCCCGCTACCAAGCCGAACAGGAACTGCGCCAGCGCTACTACATCCCCCGATCGACCACGGCGACCAAGACCGACACGCCGATCATGGAAACGCCGATGTCGATCCAGGTGGTGCCCCGGCAGGTGATGGACGACCAGCAGGTCATCGACATCAAGGACGCCGTGAAAAACGTCAGCGGCGTGCAATCCGCCGATGATTTCTACGTTAACTTCAACATCCGCGGCTTCGATACCAATAACAATATCTACCGCAATGGCCTGCGGCTGACCAACCTGTCGGCCCTGGAAACCGCCAACCTGAGCCAGGTCGAAGTCCTGAAAGGCCCGGCGGCGGTATTGTTCGGGCGCTTGCAACCCGGTGGTTTGGTCAATCTGGTCACCAAGCGGCCCTTGGACCAACCGTACTACTCGGTGCAACAGCAATTCGGTTCCTACAACCTATACCGCACCACGGTGGATGCCACCGGCCCGGTGCTGGACGATGGCTCCCTGCTGTACCGTGCCAACATCGCCTACCGCAGCAACGATTCGTTCCGGGATTTCGTCTCGCAGGAAAACCTGCTGGTGGCACCTTCGCTGACTTGGCGGCCCATCGACCCGCTGGAAGTCAACCTGGATTTTGAATATCAGCATTACAGCTTCGTCCAGGACGGCGGCATTCCCGCCGTTGGCAACCGTCCGGCGCAAATCCCCATCAGCCGCTACCTGGACGACCGCTGGTCCCAATACAACCCCAGCACCCAGGACAGATACCTAGCAGGGCAATCGCATCAAGCAAGTGTTTGA
- a CDS encoding FecR family protein: MKAQVDGVKRMADEAGAWWVKLDGGGLSPQQRSAFEAWLAADPAHRQAFARVERLWGELDALRPSIPPAAASPRNVPPPTPVRKPRPSPSWRWPGLAAALALAVLAGTDPLVDWRADYQAAAGETRLFELPDGSKVQLNSRSALALHDRPDARELELLAGEAWFQVAPDPARPFRVLADGVSATALGTAFEVRRGDDKVEVTVFEHRVAVRGATGVAVDLGEGQRVSVSTRGPGPVERVDPALAGAWRRGLLVFQDEPLGEVVARLNRARRGRILLADPGLADRRVSGVFHTAPPLAAVDALERSLGLRSTRLGEWLVLIHH, translated from the coding sequence ATGAAGGCGCAGGTGGATGGAGTGAAGCGGATGGCCGACGAGGCCGGTGCCTGGTGGGTGAAACTCGACGGGGGCGGCTTGTCCCCGCAGCAGCGGTCGGCTTTCGAGGCCTGGCTGGCCGCCGATCCCGCCCACCGGCAAGCCTTCGCGCGGGTGGAACGGCTTTGGGGCGAATTGGACGCATTGCGCCCATCCATTCCTCCAGCCGCGGCATCCCCCCGGAACGTCCCGCCGCCCACGCCCGTCCGCAAGCCCCGCCCGTCCCCATCCTGGCGCTGGCCGGGCCTCGCCGCCGCCCTCGCCCTCGCGGTGCTGGCCGGGACCGATCCGCTGGTCGATTGGCGGGCCGACTACCAAGCCGCGGCGGGCGAAACCCGCCTGTTCGAGTTGCCGGACGGCTCCAAAGTCCAGCTCAACAGCCGCTCGGCCCTGGCCCTGCACGACCGGCCCGACGCCAGGGAACTGGAGTTGCTGGCGGGGGAAGCCTGGTTCCAAGTCGCGCCCGACCCCGCCCGGCCTTTCCGGGTACTGGCCGACGGGGTGTCGGCCACCGCGCTGGGCACGGCGTTCGAGGTGCGGCGCGGGGACGACAAGGTGGAAGTCACCGTGTTCGAGCATCGCGTGGCGGTGCGCGGCGCGACCGGGGTGGCGGTCGATCTGGGCGAGGGCCAGCGGGTCTCGGTCTCGACACGCGGTCCGGGTCCGGTGGAACGGGTCGATCCCGCCTTGGCGGGGGCATGGCGGCGCGGACTCCTGGTGTTCCAGGACGAACCCCTGGGCGAGGTGGTGGCCCGCCTGAACCGGGCGCGGCGCGGACGTATCCTGCTCGCCGACCCAGGACTCGCCGACCGCCGGGTCAGCGGCGTGTTCCACACCGCGCCGCCGCTGGCGGCGGTGGACGCCTTGGAGCGCTCGCTGGGCCTGCGTTCCACCCGGCTGGGCGAATGGCTGGTGTTGATCCACCACTGA
- a CDS encoding RNA polymerase sigma factor, with the protein MPPPYVEAPAPHCDHTLTQELIHYFRSKLGCPEAAADLAQEAQLRLWQSARTQTIDNPRAYAFRVAANLVVDHLRRRRVQARVFDADADPEPSSGPEDWGAVPTPERTALDRERLEILSRAVNGLPPRCREVLVLRKFEGLDQAEIAARLGISRNMVEKHLRLALSRLQQSLDEA; encoded by the coding sequence ATGCCTCCCCCCTATGTCGAAGCTCCCGCCCCGCACTGCGACCACACCCTGACCCAGGAACTGATCCACTATTTCCGCAGCAAGCTGGGCTGCCCGGAAGCCGCCGCCGATTTGGCCCAGGAAGCCCAGTTGCGGCTATGGCAAAGCGCCCGGACCCAGACTATCGACAACCCCCGCGCCTACGCCTTCAGGGTCGCCGCCAATCTGGTGGTGGACCACTTGCGGCGGCGGCGGGTCCAAGCGCGGGTGTTCGACGCCGACGCGGACCCCGAACCCTCATCCGGCCCGGAAGACTGGGGAGCGGTACCCACCCCCGAGCGCACCGCCCTCGACCGCGAACGGCTGGAAATCCTGTCGCGGGCGGTGAACGGGCTACCGCCGCGCTGCCGGGAAGTATTGGTATTACGCAAATTCGAAGGACTGGACCAGGCTGAAATCGCCGCCCGGTTGGGCATCTCCCGCAACATGGTGGAAAAACATCTGCGTTTGGCCCTCAGCCGCTTGCAACAATCCCTGGATGAAGCCTAA
- the miaB gene encoding tRNA (N6-isopentenyl adenosine(37)-C2)-methylthiotransferase MiaB: MTQKLYIETLGCQMNEYDSAKMRDVLHASHGFELTTDPEQADVLLLNTCSVREKAQEKVFSELGRWRPLKNKRPGVVIGVGGCVASQEGEALQKRAPFVDLVFGPQTLHRLPQLLEQVRTQHKPAIDISFPEIEKFDALPEPRAEGPKAFVSIMEGCSKYCTFCVVPYTRGEEISRPLDDVIAEIATLAEQGVREVVLLGQNVNAYRGATDEGDIADFGLLLNYVAAIDGIGRIRFTTSHPNEVGDSLIDAYAELPLLAGHLHLPVQSGSNRILGLMKRGHTREDYIAKIERLRAARPGLSLSSDFIVGFPGETDQDFEDTMELIERLGFDQSYSFLYSPRPGTPAAAMEDTVPVAVKRERLARLQARIAAQAAEISRGMLHTVQRVLVEGVSRKDYEQLSGRTENNRVVNFAGSAKHIGQFVDVLITEALPNSLRGRWVDTRDPDFSIPATRHPTTTLV, encoded by the coding sequence ATGACACAGAAGCTATATATTGAAACCTTGGGCTGCCAAATGAACGAGTACGATTCGGCCAAGATGCGCGACGTACTCCACGCCTCCCACGGATTCGAACTCACCACCGATCCCGAACAAGCCGACGTGCTCTTGCTTAATACCTGCTCGGTGCGCGAAAAAGCGCAGGAAAAGGTATTTTCCGAACTCGGCCGCTGGCGTCCCCTGAAGAACAAGCGCCCCGGCGTCGTTATCGGCGTCGGCGGCTGCGTCGCCAGCCAGGAAGGCGAAGCCTTGCAAAAACGCGCCCCTTTCGTCGATCTGGTGTTCGGCCCGCAAACCCTGCACCGCCTGCCGCAATTGCTGGAACAGGTCCGCACCCAGCATAAACCCGCCATCGATATCTCCTTCCCGGAAATCGAGAAATTCGACGCCTTGCCCGAACCCCGCGCCGAAGGCCCGAAAGCCTTCGTGTCGATCATGGAAGGATGCAGCAAATACTGTACGTTCTGTGTGGTGCCCTATACCCGCGGCGAGGAAATCAGCCGCCCGCTCGACGATGTCATCGCCGAGATCGCGACCCTGGCCGAACAGGGCGTGCGCGAGGTGGTGCTGCTGGGCCAGAACGTCAATGCCTACCGGGGCGCGACCGACGAGGGCGATATCGCCGATTTCGGCCTGTTGCTGAACTACGTCGCCGCCATCGACGGGATAGGCCGCATCCGCTTCACCACGTCCCATCCCAACGAAGTTGGCGATAGCCTGATCGACGCCTACGCCGAACTCCCGCTGCTGGCGGGCCATCTACACTTGCCGGTGCAAAGCGGCAGCAACCGCATCCTGGGCCTGATGAAGCGCGGCCATACCCGCGAGGACTACATCGCCAAGATCGAACGCCTCCGCGCCGCCCGGCCCGGACTCAGCTTGTCTTCCGACTTCATCGTGGGCTTCCCCGGCGAAACCGACCAGGATTTCGAGGACACGATGGAGTTGATCGAACGCTTGGGTTTCGATCAGTCCTATAGTTTCCTGTACAGCCCGAGGCCGGGTACGCCCGCCGCCGCCATGGAGGACACGGTGCCGGTGGCGGTGAAGCGCGAACGCCTCGCCCGCCTGCAAGCCCGCATCGCCGCCCAGGCCGCCGAGATTTCGCGCGGGATGCTGCACACGGTGCAGCGGGTCTTGGTGGAGGGCGTGTCGCGCAAGGACTACGAGCAGCTTTCCGGGCGCACGGAAAACAACCGCGTGGTGAATTTCGCGGGGAGTGCCAAGCATATCGGCCAGTTCGTCGATGTGCTGATTACCGAAGCCCTCCCGAATTCGCTGCGGGGCCGCTGGGTCGATACCCGCGATCCCGATTTTTCCATCCCTGCAACCCGCCATCCGACTACAACACTTGTATAA
- a CDS encoding PhoH family protein — protein sequence MYNQLSTLHLTLEPADNDRLASLCGQFDEHLRQIERRLGVEISNRGNHFEIIGANQPAQAAGKLIQSLFDAARHELITPERVHLSLQDANLAAMLKQEGEPAGTVTIQTKRGTIKPKGANQQRYLKSIQEHDINFGVGPAGTGKTYLAVAAAVEALETEQVRRLILARPAVEAGEKLGFLPGDMAQKVDPYLRPLYDALYEMLGFERVAKLIERNVIEVAPLAFMRGRTLNGSFIILDEAQNTTTEQIKMFLTRVGFGSKAVITGDITQIDLPRSKESGLRHVLEVLKDVDGISFTFFTSQDVVRHPLVQRIVAAYEAYERAHPKEP from the coding sequence TTGTATAACCAACTCTCCACCTTGCACCTCACCCTGGAGCCCGCCGACAACGACCGGCTGGCGAGCCTCTGCGGCCAATTCGACGAACACCTGCGCCAGATCGAGCGGCGTCTGGGGGTCGAAATCTCCAACCGCGGCAACCATTTCGAGATCATCGGGGCCAACCAGCCCGCCCAGGCGGCGGGCAAGCTGATCCAAAGCCTGTTCGACGCCGCCCGCCATGAACTCATCACGCCCGAGCGGGTGCATCTCTCGCTCCAGGACGCCAACCTCGCGGCCATGCTCAAGCAGGAGGGTGAACCCGCCGGGACCGTCACCATCCAGACCAAGCGCGGCACCATCAAACCCAAGGGCGCGAACCAGCAGCGCTATCTCAAGAGCATCCAGGAACACGATATCAATTTCGGGGTCGGCCCGGCCGGTACCGGCAAAACCTATCTGGCCGTCGCCGCCGCCGTCGAGGCGCTGGAAACCGAACAGGTCCGGCGCTTGATCCTGGCCCGGCCCGCCGTGGAAGCGGGCGAGAAGCTAGGTTTCCTGCCGGGCGATATGGCGCAAAAGGTCGATCCCTATCTGCGTCCGCTGTACGACGCCCTCTATGAGATGCTGGGTTTCGAGCGGGTCGCCAAGCTGATCGAGCGCAATGTGATCGAGGTCGCGCCGCTGGCCTTCATGCGGGGAAGGACGCTTAACGGCTCCTTCATCATCCTCGACGAAGCCCAGAACACCACCACCGAACAGATCAAGATGTTCCTGACCCGCGTCGGCTTCGGTTCCAAGGCCGTCATCACCGGCGATATCACCCAGATCGACCTGCCGCGCAGCAAGGAATCGGGCCTCCGCCATGTGTTGGAAGTCCTCAAGGACGTGGACGGTATCAGCTTCACCTTCTTTACCTCGCAGGACGTGGTGCGCCATCCCCTGGTGCAACGCATCGTCGCCGCCTACGAAGCCTACGAACGGGCGCATCCGAAAGAGCCATGA
- the ybeY gene encoding rRNA maturation RNase YbeY, translating to MIQIDIENASTADSLPDAAHFRRWAEAAAPDGDAEVYVRVVDEAESAELNQTYRHKSGPTNVLSFPFEPPEGLPEAELGTFLGDLVVCAAVVEREAAEQGKTPEAHWAHMLVHGMLHLQGYDHIEDGEAEAMEAEEIAILDRLGFPNPYDAEAAQS from the coding sequence ATGATCCAGATCGATATCGAGAACGCCAGCACGGCGGACTCCCTCCCGGACGCGGCGCACTTCCGCCGCTGGGCCGAAGCCGCCGCCCCGGACGGGGACGCCGAGGTCTATGTCCGCGTGGTGGACGAGGCCGAGAGCGCCGAGTTGAACCAGACCTACCGCCATAAATCCGGCCCGACCAATGTGCTGAGCTTCCCGTTCGAGCCGCCGGAAGGCTTGCCCGAGGCGGAGCTAGGCACCTTCCTGGGCGATCTGGTCGTCTGCGCCGCCGTGGTCGAGCGCGAGGCGGCTGAACAAGGCAAGACCCCGGAGGCGCATTGGGCGCATATGCTGGTGCATGGGATGCTGCACCTCCAAGGCTACGACCACATCGAGGACGGCGAGGCCGAGGCCATGGAGGCCGAGGAAATTGCCATCCTCGACCGATTAGGCTTTCCCAATCCCTACGACGCTGAGGCGGCGCAATCATGA
- a CDS encoding HlyC/CorC family transporter, producing the protein MSDEQSGEHRSWLERLSHFLSGEPEDREDLLELLRAAQKRNLLDPEALGMIEGVMQVSEQRVRDIMIPRSQMIVVSQDAPLEDVFPLVAESAHSRYPVIGEDRTEVVGVLLVKDLLIHSLKDRSRKVMEIMRQALFVPESKRLNVLLREFRSSRSHMAIVVDEYGAAAGLVTIEDVLEQIVGEIEDEHDFGEEEYIFRKNDREFTLKALAPIDEFNRYFGADLNDDQFDTVGGLIVHHIGHVPKRGEKVEIGPFRFIVLRSDNRRVHMLKLVLLPLPESRPEPFQPHH; encoded by the coding sequence ATGAGCGATGAGCAATCGGGCGAACACCGAAGTTGGCTCGAACGGCTAAGTCATTTCCTCTCGGGCGAGCCCGAGGACCGGGAGGATTTGTTGGAATTGCTGAGGGCGGCGCAGAAGCGCAACCTGCTGGACCCGGAAGCGCTGGGCATGATCGAAGGCGTCATGCAGGTCTCGGAACAAAGGGTCCGCGATATCATGATCCCCCGCTCGCAAATGATCGTCGTCTCCCAGGACGCGCCCCTCGAAGATGTTTTCCCCCTGGTCGCCGAATCCGCCCATTCCCGCTATCCCGTCATCGGCGAGGACCGCACCGAGGTCGTCGGTGTCCTCCTGGTCAAAGACCTCCTGATCCACAGCCTCAAGGACCGCTCGCGCAAGGTCATGGAAATCATGCGCCAAGCCCTGTTCGTGCCGGAAAGCAAGCGGCTCAACGTGCTGTTGCGGGAGTTCCGTTCCAGCCGCAGCCATATGGCCATCGTGGTGGACGAATACGGGGCGGCGGCGGGACTCGTCACCATCGAGGACGTGCTGGAACAGATCGTCGGCGAGATCGAGGACGAACACGATTTCGGCGAGGAGGAATATATTTTCCGCAAGAACGACCGCGAATTCACCCTCAAGGCGCTGGCCCCCATCGACGAATTCAATCGGTACTTCGGGGCCGACCTCAACGACGACCAGTTCGACACCGTGGGCGGCTTGATCGTCCACCATATCGGCCATGTGCCCAAGCGTGGCGAAAAGGTGGAGATCGGGCCTTTCCGCTTCATCGTGCTGCGCTCGGACAACCGCCGCGTCCATATGCTGAAGCTGGTGCTGCTACCGTTGCCGGAAAGCCGGCCCGAACCGTTCCAACCCCATCACTGA